Proteins found in one Thermoplasmata archaeon genomic segment:
- a CDS encoding DEAD/DEAH box helicase, which produces MSDYFEKLPWFIKEYVHNCRWSGFREIQTKTFEAFYSTDDHILISAGTSSGKTEAAMFPVIDSLYSNPPESIGALYVGPLKALINDQFERMGPVLGESELKITGWHGDISRSSKDRMVDDPGGILQITPESLQNILSYHPDEVERLFRDLRFVIIDEVHAFMDSDRGLQLLCCLQRLEVLAHCEPRRIGLSATIANREAAAEWLKADTGRRVSTVYEDNADRRNIRIKYNYFPLPDPQTESVDRKKAITSYYLDLFRETHGNNCIVFTNSRHSAEMTAKSLRIISERKGYPDEVTIHHGSISKELRTIAEEKLKNPSVKNTTVATVTLELGIDVGDLDKIVQIDAPYTCSGLVQRMGRSGRRGNGQNLVLMCNEDEEEWWATLDGVSMSLVKAIAMSELILNEGWTEPAEDNSMPFGLLYHQTMEYLRPGIGAKFSSLVSDVLTMYPFRNITKEQYKLMIKHLVNLGHIEVMSDQTLLIGEKAERIVFNKDFCSVFTTKKEVLVKCDSRTVGSIQNMPQEDDLIQLAGRVWRVLKASKERSMVEVEECDGEACNPWRSGTPPTHTRVMKKMLEVLESDDEYPYLDEAARIRLEESRATARSNGMTCMFSERTGGFRIYPWLGTKQFDTLRRVLQKVIGTDSIRAFQPYYIDIRTKLSEDQIVNKVYNYLENKDITSLIYDEDLLKFGKYDKFVPESLLVREYAIDKMDADLEL; this is translated from the coding sequence ATGAGCGATTACTTCGAGAAACTGCCGTGGTTCATCAAGGAATACGTCCACAACTGCAGATGGTCTGGGTTCAGGGAGATCCAGACCAAGACATTCGAAGCATTCTATTCGACCGACGACCACATCCTCATCTCCGCAGGGACTTCCAGCGGAAAGACCGAAGCGGCGATGTTCCCTGTCATCGATTCCCTTTACAGCAATCCGCCTGAGAGCATAGGCGCACTTTATGTCGGACCCCTCAAGGCACTGATCAACGACCAGTTCGAAAGGATGGGTCCGGTACTCGGTGAATCCGAACTGAAGATAACCGGTTGGCACGGAGACATCAGCAGGTCCTCCAAGGACAGAATGGTAGATGACCCCGGAGGGATACTCCAGATAACCCCGGAATCGCTACAGAACATTCTGTCCTATCATCCCGATGAGGTAGAAAGGCTGTTCAGGGACCTCAGATTCGTGATCATCGATGAGGTTCATGCGTTCATGGATTCCGACAGGGGGCTGCAGCTCCTGTGCTGCCTTCAAAGGTTGGAGGTGCTTGCGCATTGCGAACCTAGAAGGATCGGTCTGTCAGCCACCATCGCGAACAGGGAAGCAGCCGCAGAATGGCTGAAGGCCGATACCGGGAGAAGGGTGAGCACCGTCTATGAGGACAACGCTGACAGACGGAACATTCGCATCAAATACAACTACTTCCCGCTGCCCGATCCCCAAACGGAAAGCGTTGACAGGAAGAAAGCGATCACATCCTATTACCTGGACCTGTTCAGGGAGACCCACGGCAACAACTGCATCGTATTCACGAACAGCCGCCACAGTGCCGAGATGACAGCGAAATCCCTGAGGATCATATCAGAGAGGAAAGGTTACCCTGACGAAGTCACCATCCATCACGGCAGCATATCCAAGGAGCTCAGGACCATAGCCGAAGAGAAACTGAAGAATCCGTCCGTAAAGAACACGACGGTGGCCACTGTGACTCTGGAATTGGGGATAGATGTCGGCGACTTGGATAAGATCGTCCAGATCGATGCTCCCTACACGTGCTCCGGCCTCGTACAGAGGATGGGGCGCTCCGGAAGGAGAGGGAACGGACAGAACCTCGTGCTAATGTGCAACGAGGATGAAGAGGAATGGTGGGCGACGCTCGACGGCGTATCGATGAGCCTCGTCAAGGCCATAGCCATGTCGGAACTTATCCTGAATGAAGGGTGGACGGAACCAGCAGAGGACAATTCGATGCCTTTCGGACTCCTATATCATCAGACGATGGAATACCTCCGTCCCGGGATCGGAGCGAAGTTCTCCTCCCTGGTTTCGGATGTTCTCACCATGTATCCGTTCAGGAACATCACCAAAGAACAGTACAAACTGATGATCAAGCATCTGGTCAATCTGGGCCACATCGAGGTCATGTCGGACCAGACATTGCTCATAGGGGAGAAGGCAGAGAGAATCGTCTTCAACAAGGACTTCTGCTCGGTGTTCACCACCAAGAAGGAGGTGCTGGTCAAATGCGACAGCCGCACCGTCGGATCCATTCAGAACATGCCCCAGGAAGATGACCTGATCCAACTGGCAGGACGTGTCTGGAGGGTCTTGAAGGCGTCGAAGGAGAGATCCATGGTGGAAGTGGAGGAATGCGACGGCGAAGCATGCAATCCGTGGAGATCCGGAACCCCGCCGACTCACACCCGTGTCATGAAGAAGATGCTGGAGGTTCTCGAGAGCGATGATGAGTACCCCTATCTGGATGAGGCAGCGAGAATACGTTTGGAAGAGAGCAGAGCGACGGCCAGGTCCAACGGCATGACCTGCATGTTCTCAGAGAGGACAGGCGGTTTCAGGATATATCCCTGGCTCGGGACGAAGCAATTCGACACCCTCCGCAGAGTCCTGCAGAAGGTCATAGGCACCGACAGCATTCGTGCTTTCCAGCCCTATTACATCGATATCCGCACCAAACTGTCAGAGGATCAGATCGTCAACAAGGTCTACAACTATCTTGAGAACAAGGACATCACATCGCTCATCTACGACGAGGACCTATTGAAATTCGGTAAGTATGACAAGTTCGTCCCCGAATCCCTTCTGGTCAGGGAGTACGCCATAGATAAAATGGATGCGGATCTCGAGCTTTGA
- a CDS encoding (Fe-S)-binding protein: MGMIEDEIARLMQKCISCGKCTPYCPANKYGGLDPHEIMIGGEEDVSTCILCGTCSQVCRRSDPFTVMRDLRALANDIHVSETYKQTGYAMPIENHPSRDELVCEWDGDDTYIMPGCVVECKAPYLEYAATLAVKAVGKTCSELENSGCCLRPPQFREMQETERHEKIIDVSKAAHGKELITLCGGCTEALVEHGVQTSNMVEFLYKNIDRLPKLDRKIKVAIEPGCSCMPLKKEMIAVVEALGCEFVNNGMGCCGKDTVLAETMMADREKECGNGCLIVVACPKCFTKYDAQPNGMPVLFLSELVAWANGHTETFKYHNIPIEPDNEEFYKPRFEGFIPKESKGMRW, encoded by the coding sequence ATGGGAATGATTGAGGATGAGATCGCCAGACTGATGCAGAAATGCATCAGCTGCGGAAAATGCACACCGTACTGCCCCGCCAACAAATATGGCGGCCTCGATCCTCACGAGATCATGATCGGAGGAGAGGAGGATGTCTCTACATGCATCCTTTGCGGTACCTGCTCACAGGTCTGCAGGAGAAGCGATCCTTTCACGGTCATGAGGGACCTCAGGGCCCTGGCCAACGACATCCATGTATCCGAGACATACAAACAGACAGGCTATGCGATGCCTATCGAGAACCACCCCTCCCGCGACGAGCTAGTCTGCGAATGGGATGGTGACGACACATACATCATGCCCGGGTGCGTAGTGGAATGCAAAGCCCCTTACCTGGAATACGCTGCAACACTGGCTGTCAAAGCTGTAGGGAAGACCTGCTCCGAACTGGAGAATTCAGGATGCTGTCTCCGTCCACCGCAGTTCAGGGAGATGCAGGAGACCGAGAGGCATGAGAAGATAATCGATGTATCAAAAGCGGCCCACGGAAAGGAACTGATAACGCTCTGCGGAGGCTGTACCGAAGCCCTTGTCGAACATGGAGTGCAGACCTCCAACATGGTAGAGTTCCTGTACAAGAACATCGACAGACTTCCTAAACTGGACAGGAAGATCAAGGTAGCGATCGAGCCGGGATGCTCATGCATGCCGCTGAAGAAAGAGATGATCGCGGTCGTAGAGGCCCTCGGTTGTGAATTCGTCAACAACGGAATGGGATGCTGCGGAAAGGATACCGTGTTGGCAGAAACGATGATGGCGGACAGGGAGAAGGAATGCGGCAACGGATGCCTCATAGTAGTGGCCTGTCCGAAGTGCTTCACGAAATACGATGCCCAACCTAATGGAATGCCCGTATTGTTCCTATCGGAATTGGTGGCATGGGCGAACGGCCATACGGAGACATTCAAGTATCACAACATACCGATCGAACCCGATAACGAAGAGTTCTATAAGCCCAGATTCGAAGGGTTCATTCCCAAAGAGAGCAAGGGCATGCGCTGGTGA
- a CDS encoding biotin carboxylase, producing the protein MTATVPKRTLITMINALSSGVVPRRGLEYIAVGRKKETETFVNDLDYTAEGGGAFRFISGRFGNGKSFMTQMIRNYAMDKGFVVMDADLAINRRLTGSKKEGLNTYKELLRNMAYKARPDGGALESLLQGWILDTKEKLGADANAESIEKSMRTDVAELSSLQNLQDFMRVIVCYMRDFLEEKDDITALRWLKGELDLKKESRKDLGTNMVIDDSNWYDIIKLWTGIVKCLGFKGLVVFIDEGVVLYKLQNKVSRSNNYERLLTMFNDIMQGKTKNLSIYVCGTPEFIEDPNRGLYSYEALRSRLVAGRYENGFDNYLGPIINLKPLTNEEIFVLLKTIKDLHEQRYEYESNITDDMLETYLKTVMASVVSSTMLTPREITRDLISLLDTLHQNSELQFLDLVEGRVVNADANPDDEIIEDLEV; encoded by the coding sequence ATGACAGCTACAGTACCCAAAAGAACCCTTATCACCATGATAAACGCACTCTCCTCCGGAGTCGTACCCAGGAGAGGTCTTGAATACATCGCGGTGGGAAGGAAGAAAGAGACCGAGACATTCGTCAACGACCTGGATTACACGGCCGAAGGCGGAGGAGCATTCAGATTCATCTCCGGACGTTTCGGAAACGGTAAGAGCTTCATGACTCAGATGATACGCAACTATGCGATGGACAAGGGCTTCGTCGTCATGGATGCAGACCTTGCGATCAACAGGAGGCTTACCGGCTCCAAGAAGGAGGGCCTCAACACATACAAGGAACTCCTCAGGAACATGGCGTACAAGGCCAGACCCGACGGCGGTGCCCTCGAATCCCTGCTCCAGGGATGGATCCTGGACACCAAGGAGAAACTGGGGGCGGACGCCAACGCTGAGAGCATCGAGAAATCCATGCGTACAGACGTAGCGGAGCTCTCCAGCCTGCAGAACTTACAAGACTTCATGAGGGTCATCGTATGCTACATGAGGGACTTCCTCGAGGAGAAGGACGACATCACCGCACTCAGATGGCTGAAGGGGGAGCTGGACCTCAAGAAGGAATCCAGGAAGGATCTCGGTACAAACATGGTCATCGACGACAGCAACTGGTATGATATCATCAAACTCTGGACAGGTATCGTCAAATGCCTCGGATTCAAAGGTCTCGTCGTTTTCATCGACGAAGGTGTTGTCCTCTACAAGCTGCAGAACAAGGTGTCCAGGTCCAACAACTATGAGCGTCTGCTCACGATGTTCAACGACATCATGCAGGGAAAGACGAAGAATCTGTCCATTTATGTATGCGGAACCCCTGAATTCATCGAGGACCCCAACAGAGGACTCTACAGCTATGAGGCGCTCCGCTCAAGGCTGGTAGCAGGGCGCTACGAGAACGGTTTCGACAACTACCTCGGCCCCATCATCAACCTCAAGCCTCTGACCAATGAGGAGATCTTCGTTCTCCTGAAGACCATCAAGGACCTTCACGAGCAGAGGTATGAGTACGAGTCCAACATCACGGACGATATGCTTGAGACCTATCTGAAGACGGTCATGGCCAGTGTAGTTTCGTCCACAATGCTTACCCCCAGGGAGATCACCAGGGACCTTATCAGTCTGCTCGACACCCTGCACCAGAACTCCGAGCTCCAGTTCCTGGACCTTGTAGAGGGCAGGGTCGTCAATGCCGATGCGAACCCCGACGATGAGATCATCGAGGACCTCGAGGTATGA
- a CDS encoding aminotransferase class I/II-fold pyridoxal phosphate-dependent enzyme codes for MQISNRINDIPMSGIRKMFDLAGPNSINLGLGEPDLAPPKEAIEGMNKAASDGLNKYGPTAGIPQLRQAVADRFRKYGDITGDNIMITPSGSSALLEITMSVVNPGDDVLVPSPGFVIYGPHAQLAGGTYTEYKLTDGDFQPDIDDIQSKITPKTKMIVVTTPSNPTGGVLNEESYKALCDIAADKNITIMADEVYESFIYEGKHLSFMDQLDKAIVASGFSKMMAVTGWRMGFLCASKKMMEYLIKMQYHVCASPNMPAMYGILNALPNIDPYLDNARKVYRARRDLICKRINEIPGMSIQPPKGAFYAFPSYDMDMKSADLAAELVKAGLICTPGSAFGKYGEGHLRFSYAADETKINAGMDILESTMKKLR; via the coding sequence ATGCAGATCTCCAACAGGATAAACGACATTCCGATGTCGGGTATCAGGAAAATGTTCGACCTTGCTGGTCCGAACTCGATCAACCTAGGTCTTGGCGAGCCCGATCTCGCACCTCCCAAGGAAGCAATAGAAGGGATGAACAAAGCGGCATCGGACGGCCTCAACAAATACGGCCCCACAGCCGGAATCCCTCAGCTCAGACAGGCCGTTGCGGACAGGTTCAGGAAATACGGCGACATCACGGGCGACAACATCATGATCACGCCTAGTGGATCGTCGGCACTGCTGGAGATCACGATGAGCGTAGTGAATCCCGGGGACGATGTTCTGGTCCCCAGCCCCGGATTCGTCATTTACGGGCCGCATGCACAGCTGGCAGGCGGAACCTACACCGAGTACAAGCTCACCGACGGCGACTTCCAGCCTGATATCGACGATATACAGTCGAAGATCACCCCGAAGACCAAGATGATCGTCGTCACCACACCGTCAAATCCCACAGGAGGGGTCCTCAACGAAGAGAGCTACAAAGCGCTCTGCGACATCGCTGCGGACAAGAACATAACCATCATGGCCGACGAGGTCTACGAATCGTTCATCTATGAGGGTAAGCACCTCTCGTTCATGGACCAACTGGACAAGGCCATAGTCGCTAGCGGATTCTCCAAGATGATGGCGGTCACAGGATGGAGGATGGGATTCCTTTGCGCAAGCAAGAAGATGATGGAATACCTGATCAAGATGCAGTACCATGTTTGCGCCAGCCCCAATATGCCGGCCATGTACGGTATACTCAACGCCCTTCCCAACATAGACCCTTACCTTGACAACGCCAGGAAGGTATACAGGGCCAGAAGGGACCTCATATGCAAGAGGATCAACGAGATTCCTGGAATGAGCATTCAGCCTCCCAAGGGGGCCTTCTATGCATTCCCCTCATACGACATGGACATGAAGTCTGCCGATCTGGCTGCTGAACTGGTCAAGGCAGGACTAATATGCACACCGGGATCCGCATTCGGAAAGTACGGGGAGGGCCACCTGAGGTTCTCCTATGCGGCGGACGAGACCAAGATCAACGCGGGGATGGACATCCTCGAATCCACAATGAAGAAACTGAGATGA
- a CDS encoding DUF1846 domain-containing protein, giving the protein MKVGFDNDMYLKTQSEHIRERIEKFGGKLYLEFGGKLFDDYHASRVLPGFMPDSKIRMLMEFGQDAEAIIVINAEDIVKKKIRKDFSVGYDSEVFRLVDMFTDRGINVCGLVITHFNGQSEAEAFQKKAESNGLKVYRHYLIDGYPSNVELIASDNGFGKDEFVPTTKPLVVVTAPGPGSGKMAVCLSQLYNEKKRGVSAGYAKFETFPIWNIPLKHPVNIAYEAATVDLADVNMIDPYHLDAYGVTTVNYNRDIEIFPVVNAILEGVLGASPYKSPTDMGVNMAGNCIVDDEVVRKAANYEIIRRYYSTLRDRREGRASAETLLKSEIYMKNADITPEYRKTVATVKKVMTETERPVVAAELDDGSVVTGKATPLTTASSSLLLNMLKELAGIDDSVMLISKEVIESVHNLKVNNLGYKNPRMHLDEMLIALSIIARTDENAAKAFAMLPKLRGCDVHSSVILSPVDEGVYKKLGMSTSSEPEHQTKCLFHESF; this is encoded by the coding sequence ATGAAGGTCGGATTCGACAACGACATGTATCTTAAAACCCAGTCTGAACACATAAGAGAGCGTATCGAGAAGTTCGGAGGAAAGCTCTATCTGGAGTTCGGGGGTAAACTTTTCGATGATTATCATGCGTCCCGTGTTCTTCCCGGTTTCATGCCTGACAGTAAGATCAGGATGCTGATGGAGTTCGGTCAGGACGCCGAAGCTATCATCGTTATCAATGCAGAGGATATTGTCAAGAAGAAGATCCGTAAGGATTTCAGTGTCGGATATGATTCCGAGGTCTTCAGACTCGTCGACATGTTCACCGACAGGGGAATCAACGTCTGCGGTTTGGTCATCACCCACTTCAACGGGCAGTCCGAAGCGGAGGCATTCCAGAAGAAGGCCGAATCGAACGGGCTGAAGGTGTACAGGCACTATCTGATAGACGGATACCCTTCCAATGTCGAATTGATCGCATCCGACAACGGTTTCGGAAAGGACGAGTTCGTGCCTACGACAAAACCTCTGGTTGTCGTTACTGCACCCGGTCCCGGAAGCGGAAAGATGGCAGTATGCCTTTCTCAGCTGTATAACGAGAAGAAGAGGGGTGTGTCCGCAGGATATGCGAAGTTCGAGACCTTCCCGATTTGGAACATCCCGCTGAAGCATCCGGTGAACATCGCCTATGAGGCCGCAACGGTGGATCTGGCGGATGTGAACATGATCGACCCGTACCATCTGGATGCATATGGTGTGACCACTGTCAACTACAACAGGGATATCGAGATCTTCCCGGTCGTCAACGCTATACTGGAAGGGGTTCTTGGAGCCTCTCCATACAAGTCCCCGACAGACATGGGAGTGAATATGGCGGGGAACTGTATCGTGGATGACGAGGTCGTCAGGAAAGCGGCGAACTATGAGATCATCAGACGTTACTATTCGACCCTTAGGGACCGCAGGGAGGGAAGGGCTTCTGCCGAGACCCTCCTGAAATCCGAGATTTACATGAAAAATGCCGACATCACTCCCGAGTACCGTAAGACGGTGGCAACAGTCAAGAAGGTCATGACCGAGACCGAAAGGCCAGTGGTCGCTGCCGAGCTCGATGATGGAAGCGTCGTCACGGGAAAGGCAACGCCTCTGACAACCGCATCATCTTCATTGCTGCTCAACATGCTGAAGGAGCTTGCCGGCATAGACGACTCCGTGATGCTGATCTCCAAGGAAGTCATAGAATCCGTCCATAACCTGAAGGTCAATAATCTGGGATACAAGAATCCCCGTATGCACTTGGATGAGATGCTGATTGCATTGTCCATCATCGCCAGGACTGACGAGAATGCCGCAAAGGCGTTCGCGATGCTCCCCAAGCTCAGAGGATGCGATGTGCATTCATCTGTCATCCTCTCCCCTGTGGACGAAGGCGTCTACAAGAAGCTAGGAATGAGCACGTCGTCAGAGCCTGAGCATCAGACCAAATGTCTCTTCCATGAGAGTTTCTGA
- a CDS encoding 4Fe-4S dicluster domain-containing protein: protein MSVNVDKCLHCGGCVGSCPKNAIFLNDFVLEFNKDCINCGICVKLCPVGALSKE from the coding sequence ATATCTGTCAATGTGGACAAATGCCTGCACTGCGGAGGCTGTGTGGGTTCGTGCCCTAAGAATGCGATATTCCTGAACGATTTCGTTCTGGAATTCAACAAGGACTGCATTAACTGCGGTATCTGTGTGAAATTGTGCCCTGTGGGAGCACTTTCGAAGGAGTGA
- a CDS encoding NAD(P)/FAD-dependent oxidoreductase, translating into MKTYTCDVVVVGAGPGGSMAAKFCAQGGMDTILIEKKAEIGAPLRCAEGVSKSWLDEVGIVPDRTWIRGDMKGAIIKSTKGTSYQLDESKAGNEVGYVLERHLFDKALARDAANAGAKIMMRTSCTGVIRENGKLVGIKAKSMGEEIEIRAKAVVAADGYESQVARWAGIDTTLKLSDIDSCIQYRMCNIDITPDYCEFVIGSCAPGGYIWVFPKGDKVANVGIGVAGQLCTKGADAKYYLDKWIAEDPRFKNGQILEIMGGFVSTCPGLDCAIDDNIILVGDAARIIDPITGGGICHACRTGMYAGQVLVECNKTGDFSKKALQPYEKRWRDRMEDKLFRNWMAKEKLATLDDDTIDDIIKMISTAEISNVTVYNLLKALKDKYPKVVEGFEDLI; encoded by the coding sequence ATGAAGACATACACATGTGACGTAGTGGTCGTCGGGGCAGGTCCCGGCGGAAGCATGGCAGCCAAGTTCTGTGCCCAGGGAGGCATGGACACAATCCTTATCGAGAAGAAGGCAGAGATCGGAGCACCGCTCAGATGCGCTGAGGGAGTTTCGAAATCCTGGCTTGACGAGGTCGGAATAGTTCCCGACAGGACATGGATCAGAGGCGACATGAAGGGCGCTATCATCAAGTCCACGAAAGGAACCTCCTACCAGCTTGACGAGTCCAAGGCCGGAAACGAGGTCGGATATGTGCTGGAGAGGCACCTCTTCGACAAGGCTTTGGCAAGGGACGCTGCAAACGCAGGCGCCAAGATCATGATGAGGACATCGTGTACCGGCGTCATCCGCGAGAACGGAAAGCTCGTCGGTATCAAGGCCAAGTCCATGGGAGAGGAGATCGAGATTCGCGCCAAGGCAGTCGTCGCAGCGGACGGATACGAATCCCAGGTCGCCAGGTGGGCCGGTATCGATACCACGCTGAAGCTCAGCGATATAGATTCATGCATCCAGTACAGGATGTGCAACATCGACATCACCCCAGACTACTGTGAGTTCGTGATTGGATCCTGTGCACCCGGAGGATATATCTGGGTGTTCCCCAAGGGAGACAAGGTCGCCAACGTCGGTATCGGTGTGGCGGGACAGCTCTGCACAAAGGGAGCCGATGCCAAATACTATCTCGACAAATGGATAGCAGAGGACCCCAGGTTCAAGAACGGACAGATCCTCGAGATCATGGGCGGATTCGTCTCCACATGTCCCGGTCTGGACTGTGCGATCGATGACAACATCATCCTCGTAGGAGATGCAGCAAGGATCATCGACCCCATCACCGGAGGAGGAATCTGTCACGCATGCAGGACGGGAATGTACGCCGGCCAGGTCCTCGTAGAGTGCAACAAGACCGGGGACTTCTCCAAGAAGGCCCTTCAACCCTACGAGAAGAGATGGCGTGACAGGATGGAGGACAAGCTGTTCAGGAACTGGATGGCCAAAGAGAAGCTTGCAACACTCGATGATGACACAATAGATGACATCATCAAGATGATCAGCACAGCCGAGATCTCCAACGTTACGGTCTACAACCTCTTGAAGGCTCTGAAGGACAAGTACCCGAAGGTCGTCGAGGGATTCGAGGACCTGATCTGA
- the mvk gene encoding mevalonate kinase, translating into MSSEWYTASAPGKFVVLGEHSVVYGKPAVVLATDRRITCSVRRSKKNSLNGEYLDLSKQPHFNYLTRNLNHCLDFLTVSEIPSGSGLGSSASLSAALALAIHSERGESLTELALVEEAYGAELFAQGNGSPMDASACVHGGGIAINTKDDSKELWTISRNDRTWKVTDIKVPKLSFVIGNTGVKAPTGPQVAKVRRFFDKNSFASDIIDEMGDTTLEGYDALKRGDVEELGRLMTNDHKLLSILGVSCKELNKLVNASLPYSYGAKLTGSGGGGCMVALTDEPEKVAEAIRSRGGTPYIMNSGSEGVRMETGIAQGEPMDIPMMR; encoded by the coding sequence ATGTCTAGCGAATGGTACACTGCCTCTGCTCCCGGGAAATTCGTGGTGCTCGGAGAGCATTCAGTGGTTTATGGCAAACCGGCCGTGGTCCTAGCGACAGACCGCAGGATAACATGCAGCGTACGCAGGAGCAAGAAGAACAGCCTGAACGGAGAATATCTGGACCTGAGCAAGCAGCCTCATTTCAATTACCTGACAAGGAACCTCAACCACTGCCTGGATTTTCTGACGGTGAGCGAGATCCCTTCCGGTTCCGGTCTAGGATCGTCGGCATCACTGTCAGCAGCACTGGCCCTAGCCATCCATTCGGAGAGAGGCGAGTCGCTGACGGAATTGGCTTTGGTCGAGGAGGCCTACGGTGCGGAACTGTTCGCACAGGGGAACGGCTCACCCATGGATGCATCTGCATGTGTCCACGGAGGAGGCATCGCCATCAACACCAAGGATGATTCCAAGGAACTGTGGACGATTTCGCGCAACGACAGGACTTGGAAGGTCACGGATATCAAGGTACCCAAACTGTCGTTCGTCATAGGCAACACCGGCGTGAAAGCCCCTACTGGCCCTCAGGTTGCGAAGGTCAGAAGATTCTTCGACAAAAACAGCTTCGCATCGGACATCATCGATGAGATGGGAGACACCACATTGGAAGGATATGATGCTCTGAAGAGAGGCGATGTGGAGGAACTGGGCCGTCTCATGACCAACGACCACAAGCTCCTCTCCATCCTCGGCGTATCCTGCAAGGAACTCAACAAACTGGTCAACGCATCGCTCCCATACTCCTACGGTGCAAAGCTCACCGGTTCCGGAGGAGGAGGTTGCATGGTAGCGCTTACCGATGAACCGGAGAAGGTCGCGGAAGCCATCAGGTCAAGGGGCGGAACGCCCTATATCATGAACAGCGGATCGGAAGGAGTCCGTATGGAGACAGGTATCGCCCAGGGAGAGCCCATGGACATACCTATGATGAGGTGA